The following coding sequences are from one Firmicutes bacterium CAG:345 window:
- a CDS encoding xenobiotic-transporting ATPase (product inferred by homology to UniProt), with the protein MKKSNLSFLMGYLKKHIALLIISIICSLLASLLTLYIPYVVGQSIDVLKLGQDQVDMQKILFNCLLILISAIIIAISQYFSGVINTKICYNITRDLRRDLNGKIHRLPLKYLDNQPVGQIVNRVISDVEIISDGLIMGFNQLFSSVITIIACLVIMFVMNYKIAAVVVIFTPLSIFVARFISKSTFNLFKKQSTIKASQTGFINEMITNEKIVQSFQMEKENNGVMKKYNDELENIGIKAVFFSSIANPSTRFINAIIYAGVALTGALLCLGPDPITIGVLSSFLFYVNHYTKPFNEITEVIAELQNSFATTSRVKELLEEEEEVKEGDIILEKAEGDMDIEHVNFQYTPEVPLIVDFNLSVKKGTKVAIVGPTGCGKTTLINLLMRFYDPQKGEIKIDEKNLKDITRHSLRDNYGMVLQETWLKETSIKENVKMGKEDATDEEVIEALTECHCMKFVNQLEKGIDTIIKEDGGGLSQGQKQLLCVSRIMLTKPPLLILDEATSSIDTRTEIKIQEAFNQLMEGKTSFIVAHRLSTIKNADIILVMNNGNIIEMGNHEALLEKKGFYYNLYNSQFKLS; encoded by the coding sequence ATGAAAAAGAGCAATCTTTCCTTTTTGATGGGATACTTAAAAAAACATATAGCATTATTGATAATTTCGATAATCTGCAGTTTATTAGCTAGTCTTTTGACGTTATACATTCCTTATGTTGTTGGACAGAGCATTGATGTTCTTAAACTTGGTCAAGATCAAGTTGATATGCAGAAGATATTGTTCAATTGTCTTTTAATTCTTATCTCAGCAATTATCATTGCTATAAGTCAATATTTTTCCGGTGTTATCAACACAAAAATTTGCTATAACATCACCAGAGATTTGCGCCGTGACTTAAATGGTAAAATTCATCGCTTGCCTTTAAAATACTTAGACAATCAGCCGGTTGGTCAAATTGTCAACAGGGTAATATCTGATGTTGAAATAATCAGCGATGGACTCATCATGGGTTTTAATCAATTATTTTCTAGCGTTATAACTATCATTGCTTGCTTAGTCATTATGTTCGTTATGAATTATAAGATTGCTGCAGTTGTTGTTATATTTACTCCATTATCTATTTTTGTCGCTCGCTTCATATCTAAATCAACATTTAATCTTTTTAAAAAGCAATCCACTATCAAAGCTTCACAGACTGGTTTTATCAATGAAATGATAACAAATGAGAAAATTGTTCAATCATTCCAGATGGAAAAAGAGAATAATGGAGTGATGAAAAAGTATAATGATGAACTAGAAAATATTGGTATTAAAGCTGTTTTCTTTTCAAGCATTGCTAATCCATCAACTCGTTTTATCAATGCTATCATCTATGCTGGCGTAGCCTTGACTGGAGCTTTGCTCTGCTTAGGACCAGATCCGATAACCATCGGTGTTCTTTCTTCTTTCTTATTTTATGTTAATCACTATACTAAACCTTTTAATGAAATAACGGAAGTTATTGCTGAACTTCAAAATTCTTTTGCTACAACAAGCAGAGTCAAAGAACTTTTAGAAGAAGAGGAAGAAGTAAAAGAAGGAGATATTATCCTTGAAAAAGCGGAAGGCGATATGGATATCGAACATGTCAATTTCCAATATACTCCTGAAGTTCCACTTATAGTTGATTTCAATCTTTCAGTTAAAAAAGGAACTAAAGTTGCTATTGTTGGACCGACAGGTTGTGGTAAAACAACTTTGATAAATCTTTTAATGCGTTTTTATGATCCGCAAAAAGGTGAAATAAAAATCGATGAAAAAAATCTTAAAGATATTACCAGACATTCTCTGCGCGACAATTATGGAATGGTTTTACAAGAGACATGGTTGAAAGAAACAAGTATTAAAGAAAATGTAAAGATGGGAAAAGAAGATGCTACTGATGAAGAAGTCATAGAAGCTCTTACTGAATGCCACTGCATGAAGTTTGTCAACCAATTAGAAAAAGGCATCGATACCATAATTAAAGAAGATGGTGGTGGTCTGTCGCAAGGACAAAAACAACTTTTATGTGTCAGCAGAATAATGTTGACCAAACCTCCGCTTTTGATCTTAGATGAAGCTACTTCTTCAATCGATACGAGAACTGAAATCAAAATTCAAGAAGCTTTTAATCAATTGATGGAGGGAAAAACCTCATTTATTGTTGCCCATCGTCTTTCAACGATTAAAAATGCGGATATCATTTTAGTTATGAACAATGGAAACATAATTGAAATGGGAAACCATGAAGCTTTATTAGAGAAAAAAGGTTTCTACTATAATTTATATAATAGTCAATTTAAATTGAGTTAA
- a CDS encoding putative uncharacterized protein (product inferred by homology to UniProt), which produces MVNKFLKILLLTTTITPLLAFNYVSRDKQNIQHQYLLNFEANGGSEVSPLIYINEDTTFKMPTTKKYGYTFGGWYFDNDTFEKPFYVGSSIIDENTTLYAKWVLKTVKVYLDTFYEDEFEPLIYNVGDTFHLSSLPEVVKNKKTNGLSFSFKNWVRGDEKEVVDDFVLEDEYYEFHATYGSLDYTSYKKSYETSFDSPSFYIDSENSWTRGELTLPKAGIGEGAPNQSVFLNDGNLTLNQLTYNGLAYGAKCLLPHDITAGLKKYSVETTFRISKNSGLANEKANAGDAGFGIMVGYNKDTGANVEAVVDPISKTVRIAAINSSYAKSGTDVNKSFSYKINGDLNDYHRLKAIYNGEKPNASGQLKNSYIEVYFDDVLCWSTKTTTLNKNWFYSNQANGDYIGLCANLCEAEIKSVVLKDFSEENTLYSYDFSKQNGTFADGWSYIKNSNGANVGQVDIKDGHLSINSYFPNQSIKKHQAIYSPCAELKNFAVSFDFNFENYSGIDKYFALMFRGEEARYNALFFRAENGLIQLYKHGEENSNYSAWSPSFAIKSYTGGFGKENHHIEAILKDNYFIVNVDGEEVYSNNIVSNVLYENEGKIGFLTSSAEVCFDNLTIYNLDEVK; this is translated from the coding sequence ATGGTAAATAAATTTTTGAAAATTTTATTGCTGACAACAACTATTACTCCTTTACTGGCATTCAATTACGTCTCTCGTGATAAACAGAATATTCAACATCAATATCTTTTAAATTTTGAAGCGAATGGTGGAAGTGAAGTTTCTCCACTGATTTACATCAATGAAGATACAACTTTTAAAATGCCGACTACCAAAAAATATGGTTATACTTTTGGTGGATGGTACTTTGATAACGATACTTTTGAAAAACCATTTTATGTTGGATCTTCTATTATCGATGAAAATACTACTTTATATGCTAAATGGGTTTTAAAGACGGTGAAAGTGTATCTTGATACATTTTATGAAGATGAGTTTGAACCATTGATTTACAATGTTGGTGATACTTTTCACCTTTCAAGCCTTCCGGAAGTTGTAAAAAATAAAAAGACTAATGGTTTATCTTTTTCATTTAAAAATTGGGTTAGAGGCGATGAGAAAGAAGTGGTGGATGATTTTGTATTGGAAGATGAATACTATGAATTTCATGCCACTTATGGAAGTTTAGATTATACTTCTTATAAAAAAAGCTATGAGACTAGTTTTGATTCACCTAGTTTTTATATCGATTCAGAAAATAGTTGGACAAGAGGCGAACTCACTCTTCCAAAAGCTGGAATTGGTGAAGGAGCGCCTAATCAAAGTGTCTTCTTAAATGATGGCAATTTAACTTTAAATCAGTTGACTTATAATGGCTTAGCTTATGGAGCAAAATGTCTATTGCCTCATGATATTACCGCAGGTTTAAAAAAGTATTCTGTTGAAACGACATTTAGAATCAGTAAAAATAGTGGCTTAGCAAATGAAAAGGCTAATGCTGGTGATGCTGGTTTTGGTATTATGGTCGGTTATAACAAAGATACTGGAGCTAACGTTGAAGCGGTTGTTGATCCAATTAGCAAAACTGTTAGAATTGCGGCTATCAATAGCTCTTACGCGAAATCTGGTACTGATGTAAATAAAAGCTTTTCATATAAGATTAATGGTGATCTTAATGATTATCATCGCTTGAAGGCCATTTATAATGGAGAAAAACCTAATGCTTCTGGTCAATTAAAAAATTCTTATATCGAAGTATATTTTGATGATGTTTTATGCTGGTCGACCAAGACTACTACATTGAATAAAAATTGGTTCTATTCTAATCAAGCTAATGGAGACTATATCGGCTTATGTGCAAATCTATGTGAAGCTGAGATAAAAAGTGTTGTCTTGAAAGATTTTTCGGAAGAAAATACTTTATATAGCTATGATTTTTCTAAACAGAATGGAACATTTGCTGATGGTTGGTCTTATATAAAAAATAGCAATGGTGCTAATGTTGGCCAAGTTGACATCAAAGATGGACATTTAAGTATAAATTCTTATTTTCCAAATCAATCGATTAAAAAGCATCAAGCTATATATTCTCCTTGTGCTGAACTTAAAAATTTTGCTGTTTCATTTGATTTCAATTTTGAAAATTACAGTGGAATTGACAAATATTTTGCATTGATGTTCAGAGGAGAAGAAGCAAGATATAATGCTTTGTTCTTCCGGGCAGAAAATGGTTTGATTCAACTTTATAAACACGGAGAGGAAAATTCGAATTATTCAGCATGGTCCCCATCTTTTGCTATAAAAAGTTATACAGGTGGCTTCGGTAAAGAAAATCATCATATTGAAGCGATTTTAAAAGATAATTATTTCATTGTTAATGTTGATGGCGAAGAAGTTTATTCTAATAACATAGTTTCAAATGTCCTCTATGAAAATGAAGGAAAAATCGGCTTTTTAACTTCAAGTGCTGAAGTTTGTTTTGACAATTTAACAATTTACAATCTTGATGAGGTGAAATGA